One segment of Colias croceus chromosome 15, ilColCroc2.1 DNA contains the following:
- the LOC123697829 gene encoding fatty-acid amide hydrolase 2-like: MSVCSNICYYFRLFLDSVIDFIFSLYWECKKKTIPDLSEEHAILANSAVTLARKIKNKELKSEDLVKAVIERIQLVNPIINAITAERYEAALEEAREVDRQIAAGLSEEMAKKPFLGVPFTTKESQAMKGMPITLGLWSRRNDIATEDSDGILVLKEAGAIPVATSNLPELLIWQETRNPVYGMTKNPQHTGRSPGGSSGAEASLTASYATPISLCSDIGGSTRMPAMYCGIFGHHPTAGVTSSKGILFRETHSDDTMFCLGFVTKHAEDLAPLTKVIAGNRAHELKLDADVDVQKLKFYYLESSNDGLMSPMRPEMKDVMNRVTKNIKEKLNIEVLPYRHEGFNHMYRLWSYWMDKEPENYFTLASNSDKEPSGFIELAKKMIGMSKHCLFLILRFIELRYLPLPNSKWAEEITQNMKDDLAKKLGDNGVLLLPSAPQATPYHYSCFLRPFNFGFFGIVNVLKCPATQVPIGTNSSGLPLGLQVLSTRYNDALCIAVAKYLEKEFGGAIMPCNVK; this comes from the exons ATGTCAGTCTGCAGTAACATATGTTATTACTTCCGACTGTTCCTGGATAGTGTGATagactttatattttcattatattgggaatgtaaaaagaaaacaataccAGATTTGAGTGAAGAACATGCTATATTAGCGAACAGTGCAGTAACGCTAGCGAggaagataaaaaataaagaattgaaATCTGAAGATTTGGTGAAAGCAGTTATAGAACGAATTCAATTG GTAAATCCTATAATAAATGCGATAACAGCAGAAAGGTATGAAGCTGCGCTAGAGGAAGCAAGAGAGGTAGACCGGCAGATCGCCGCTGGCCTCTCGGAGGAGATGGCCAAGAAACCTTTCCTTg gTGTACCATTCACAACAAAAGAGAGTCAAGCCATGAAAGGCATGCCTATCACGCTGGGTCTGTGGTCACGGCGGAATGATATTGCCACAGAAGATAGTGATGGGATCCTGGTATTGAAGGAGGCTGGGGCCATACCTGTGGCTACTAGCAATCTACCTGAACTACTTATATG GCAAGAAACCCGTAACCCAGTGTACGGTATGACCAAAAACCCGCAGCACACAGGGCGAAGCCCCGGGGGCTCCAGTGGCGCGGAGGCCTCTCTCACTGCGTCTTACGCTACACCGATTAGTCTTT gTTCTGACATAGGCGGGTCTACTCGTATGCCAGCCATGTATTGTGGTATATTTGGACACCACCCTACCGCTGGTGTTACTAGCTCTAAAg GAATCCTCTTCCGCGAAACGCATTCAGACGACACAATGTTCTGTCTCGGCTTTGTCACAAAGCATGCAGAAGATTTGGCTCCACTTACTAAGGTTATAGCGGGGAATAGGGCACATGAGCTGAAGCTGGATGCCGATGTGGATGTTCAG aaattaaagttttacTACTTGGAGTCTAGTAATGATGGCCTAATGAGCCCAATGAGGCCTGAAATGAAGGACGTTATGAACAG AGtaaccaaaaacataaaagagAAACTAAATATAGAAGTACTTCCATACCGCCATGAGGGTTTCAACCACATGTACAGATTGTGGAGTTATTGGATGGACAAGGAGCCGGAGAATTATTTCACATTAGCAAGTAATAGCGATAAAGAGCCTAGCGGTTTTATTGAATTAGCGAAAAAG ATGATAGGGATGAGCAAACACTGTCTATTCTTAATACTTCGTTTCATAGAATTAAGATACTTACCTCTACCGAATAGCAAATGGGCGGAAGAGATCACGCAAAACATGAAAGATGACTTAGCT aaAAAATTAGGCGACAATGGAGTCCTACTATTACCAAGTGCACCACAAGCGACTCCCTATCACTACTCGTGTTTCTTGAGACCTTTTAACTTCGGCTTCTTTGGCATTGTTAATGTACTGAAGTGTCCTGCTACTCAG gtacCAATAGGCACGAACAGCAGTGGTCTTCCACTTGGTCTCCAAGTGCTTTCCACGCGATACAACGACGCTCTCTGCATTGCGGTTGCTAAATATTTAGAGAAAGAATTCGGCGGTGCTATTATGCCTTGTAATGTTAAATAG